TATGTTCAGGAAAATGTACCGGAGCGGGAGAACTTGAAAAAAGAAGTTTTACAAGAAATAGACGAACATTTAAAGCCTGAAGGGATTATTGGATCCAGTACATCGGGAATTACAGCGACAACGCTTCAGGAGGGACTGAGAAACCCTGAAAGGCTAATTGTGGCCCATCCATTTAATCCGGTATATATTCTACCCTTAGTAGAGGTTGTAGGCGGAGAAAAAACGAAAAAAACGGTGATCGAACAAGCTAAGGCTTTATTTACAGAGGTTGACATGAAGCCATTGGTAATTCATCAAGAAATTGAAGGACATGTAGCGGATCGATTAATGGAAGCTCTTTGGCGTGAGGCCCTGCATATAGTAAATGACGGCGTAGCAACAACCGATGAAGTGGACCGAGCCATAACCTATGGAGCAGGACTTCGATGGGCATTAATGGGACCTTTCATGACCTTTCATATGGCAGGGGGGGATGCCGGTATGCGCCATATGCTCGATCAATTTGGACCGGCATTGAAACTCCCTTGGACGAAGCTCGTAGCTCCGGAACTTACGGAAGACTTGAAAGAGCGAGTTATTGAAGGCTGTGAGAGTAGTGGACAAGGCAAAACCGTTGCGGAATTGGAAGAAAAACGCAATGAGTTTCTTGTTAAACAGCTGGAGTTGGTTTCCGATTACTGGCCCTTATTTAATAAAACAGAATAGGAGCGAAGGCTATGGAAGATGAAATAATAATGAATATAGAAAACGGAATCTTTTTATGCCCTTGGAAAGTATTACCGATGTCCGTAGACTATAATGGACACATGAATGATGCCGAGTATGGGAAGCTCTTCAGTAGGAGTCTGGACCACTGGATCGATGCTTTAGGACTGGATGAAAGGGGAAAAGAAAACTTTCAGTACACTTTTTTCACCTTAGAGGCCCATATCTGTTATTTAAAAGAAGTGGAAGAAGGTGAGCGTTTGACGGTTTTTCCTCAGGTGATTGATCGGGATGAAAAACGGATTCATCTTTTTATGATCATGGAAAATTCTAAGGAAGAACCTGTGGCCACAAGCGAACAGATGGTTATGGGAATGGACAAAACTACGAACCGTCCCGCTCCCTTTCCTGAGAATATGCATGAAAACTTACAGAAATACCATAGAGCACAGAAGGATTTGGTGACCCCAAAAGAAGTAGGAAGAAAAATCGGTATTCGAAGAAAGTAATCACAGCTCATTTTAAGTGATACAATACTAATAAAAAACAGGAGGAAAAATATTATGAAGAAAAAATTAATTCTTGGAGTATTATTGATAACCGTGTTATTATTTACAGCTTGTGGAAATGATGAAGGAGAAGAAGCGGCGGAAATTTCCTTTGGTGTAACTCCATGGACTAGTACGGTTCCACCAACAGAAGTAGCAAGCTTGATTATCCAAGAAATGGGTTATGAAGTATCCTATATGGAAACCGACGCTGCAGGGGTTTATATGGGCTTAGCAGGAGATGACAATGACATCTTTATGGATGGTTGGATTCCTGCCCATGAAGTATATTTTGAAACCTACGAGGATGAAGTGGAAAGTATTTCCATAAGCTACGACGAAGCAGAGCAAGGCTGGGTAGTACCAGAATATATGGAAGATATTAATTCTATCGAAGATATTTTAGGAAATGAAGAGCTATTTAATAATGAAATGTATTCCATTGAAGATGGAGCCAGCATTACGGAAGTTATTGATGAATTAATCGAAGGCTACGGATTGGAAATGACCCAGGTTAACTCATCGGAAGCCGCCATGATCGCTCAGGTTATGAGAAATATGGAAAATGAAGAACCGGTGGTATTCTATGGATGGAGACCCCATACCATGTTTAGAAATCTGGATATCAAATTGATCGATGATGATCGAGGCTACTTTGAAGAATCCTCGGTACATGTGGTAGTGGATAAGAAGTTGCAGGAAAAAGCCCCTGATGTATATGCATTTCTTGAAAATTGGAGTATTGATATCGGTGATGTGGAGCAAATGATTGTTGAAATCGAAGACGAAGGAAGAGATCCTGAAGAAGTAGCCCAGGAATGGATTGATAATAATCAGGAAAAAGTAGACGAAATGATTAACAACTAATAGAAATCACAAAAAGTGTACCAAGGGGTCGGACCCCTTGGTACACTTTTAACTAACTAATAAAATCTACTACTCATTTCCGAGAATGTAGTCCACTTTATCCCGGTTGTCCTCAACCCATTCTTCTGCAAGTTCATCAAAGGGGACTTCATTTTCTTCATGCTGATACATAATCTCCTCTAAATCCTCAACATCTATGCTCCAACGAGAAAGCATATCATATACTTCGGGATGCTTTTCTTGAATCCCGTCATAGGAAATAACATATACATTGTCAGATTTAAAATAATCATCCTGTCCATCCAAGAACTTAAGGTCAAATTGTGTAAACATGGAATGTGGTCTCCAGCCTAGGAAGATCACTGCTTCTTCTCTTTCGATAAAGCGTACGGCATTAGCCATCATGGCAGACTCGCTGGAAGATACGTACTCATACTCTTCAAGATCGTAATCATCCATCATTTGCATAGAAGTTTCTGTCATTCCTGAACCGGGGCTAAGTCCGATAATCTGATCAGTATACTGATCAGAGTTTCCGACTAAGTCGTCTATGGAATCTGCTTCCACATAGGTTGGTACAACCCAGCCAAGAGGTACGTCTTCGTAACTTGTAGCCACTTTTATTAAGGACTCTTGATATTGTTCCCAAAGGTATTCTTCCGTGTGAGGTAACCATGCATCCATGAAAAAGTCGATATTCTCATTTTCTAGACCCATAAAAATTAAAGGTTGATCTGCGTGGGTTTCATCGGTTTCATACCCTGCTTCTTCGAGAATTAGTCGGATAATATCGGTTGGGACTCTTGTGGAGCTCCAATTAGACATACCAAATACAATAGTTTCATTACTCTCTGCTTCTTTGCCGCCATTATCTACCTCTTCCTCACTATCACCGCAAGCGAATAGCACAATCATCGAAAGTAGCAGAACTGCAAAGACTAATATTGCTTTTTTGCTCTTATAACTAGTAAACATAAAACTGCCTCCTTATTATTTTTTTATAAATTAATGGTTTTTAAAGATTAACAGATCAATGAAGATTATAATTCTAATGTTACTGATCAAGTTTGTGGAAAACTTCCCGCATATTTTCTGGTGTAAAGTGAAGAGAATCGGGGCTTTCTGACTTCCAAGAATTATACTCAAATCCATTAAGCCGTTTAATCATTTCTTTGCTATTATAAATTTCGATTCCATATACCCAATTGGCCATAATTAGAATTGAAGCCATATGAGCGCCTTCATTAGTAGTACTGCAAAGGTCCTTTACAAGATGGATACGGTAATCTTTAAAAAAACCGTCAAAAACCGAAGTCATCAAACAGCCGTCGGTAACAAGTCCTCCAATGATCAATTCTTTCACATCAAGACTTTTCAGCATCAGATCCAAGGAAGTCTCATAAAAACCGCTCCAACGGAATTTATCAATGACCAAATCTCCTTTTTTCGGTGCTACGGCATCAATTATTTCTACAGCGCTGGTCTCTGAACAATAAAACTTTGGTTTGCCTGTCGCATCAACCGGATCATTATAGGGGAGTCCAAGACCGTCGCTACGATTGATTTGACGAGTGTAGATGATCGGAATATGATTTTTTCGACAATAATGAATGATAGTTTCTGCATTGTTAATGACCTCGTTTAATCTCTGAATACCGTACTGACTTTCGTTTTGTAAATCGATAAGTAGTAAAGCAGTTTTATCTAATCTCATTTTCTCCTCGCTTTCATTTCTTTGATATTTGTGGTGTCTTTAAACATCCTTATTTGAGACGCTCTCGAACAGATCAGATGGTCTAGATTTTTTAATACTCTTAAACCCCTTTATCATTACCCGGAACTGGATAGTGTTTGAAAAACTCTCCGCTTTCCATATCATCAATAATTTTTTTTGTCCAACGGAAATAAGCTTCCGTATCAGACATCAGTTCTAAGTCACGTTTTGCTTCTCTGCGAATATCTGAGGACTGGGCGTACTGGGAAAGATCCTCGAGTTTTGGACGCACATTACTGCTTGCATTTAAAGTTATGCTCCGTTCAAGACGAATATTTTTCACAAAAAAAGTAATGAAATTTTTCACGAAGTCTTTTTCCGCAATGTAATGATCTTTTCGATCGCCCTTTTTCCAAACCTTGATAATCATTTCGGTCTCTAATAGTTCTCTGAGACCTGTGCTAACGCTTCCCTTACTCATGGCTACTGCATCCTTGATTTCGTCAAGGGACAGGGGTTTATCGGAAAAGTATAACAATCCGTAAATGCGTCCCACAGATGGAGTAACTCCGTAAATAACCATGGTTTGGGCAATGGCACTAATGATAATATCACGAGATTCTTGAATTTTTGCTTGCTCATTATCCATAATGACACCTCCTTTGTTCAATTTATACAGAACAAAATGAACAACTAGGATCAATATAACGGAAATATTTTAGGATGTCAGATAAATCCTTGAAAATTTGCTAAAGAAAACAAAGGAATATTGAATATTAGTGTAGAATTATTAATAAAGGGATCTAAATAAAAGTAAAAACAAATTTCAGGAGGTTAAACAATGAGCGAAAACAAACTGCTTAAACGATGGGAAGTGGATGAGTCATTAACCTGGGATCTGACGAGGCTATATGCAGTTGCGGATGATTTTGAAAAGGAGTTGAAAACTTTCATACCTAAAAGTGAAGATATCCAACAAAAATTTGAAGGTCAGTTGGACTCTCCCCAGACAATTCTATACTGCTTGGAAGAATACGAAAGTCTTTTACAGAAAGTATCCAAAGCGGGTACCTACAGTTTTTTGGCATCATCGGTAGATGAGACCGATGAAAAAAATCAACAGCGGGTGGCAAAAGCCCAAATGATCTTTTCAAAAGTCATGGGAAATTTATCCTTTATTGAAAGTGAGCTAAAAGAGGCTCCGGAAGAAATACTAAAAGAAGCTATGGCACAAACCAAGAACTATCGGGTGGTACTTCAGGACATTCTGCGAAGCAAACCTTTTAAGCTCCACCGAGAGGTGGAAAAAACTTTAGCTTATTTGGATCCGGTTTTAGAGGCACCCTATCAGATTTACAATCAGGCGAAGCTTGCGGATTTAAGTTTCCCGAATTTCATAGTTGAGGGACAGGAGTATCCCATGAGTTTTGTGCGATTTGAAAATGAGTATCAGATGGAACCCGATACAAAAATTCGTCGGGGGGCCTTTCAGTGTTTTTCAAAGGAACTACGAAAATATCGAAACACCATGGCTTCAACCTACTATACAAAACTGCAACAGGAAAAAGTATTATCGGACCTAAGAGGACATCAGAACATATTTGAGTATTTGCTGTTTGATCAAAAAGTGGAACGGAATCTTTATGATCGGCAAATTGATTTAATCATGGAGGAATTAGCCCCTCATATGAGACGATATGCGAAACTTTTGCAAAAAGAGCATGAACTTGAGAAGATAACCTTTGCAGATTTGAAAATATCCCTGGATCCGGAGTATGATCCCCAAGTTACGATTGAAGAATCAAAGGAATACATTAAGGGGGCACTTTCCATTTTGGGAGAGGATTATCTGAACCTAGTGATGCGTTCTTATGATGAGCGATGGGTGGATTTTGCACAAAATGAGGGAAAATCTACAGGTGGATTTTGTGCCGGTGTTTATGGTTACAATCCCTACATTCTTCTTTCCTGGAGCGGACTGATGAACGAGGTTTTCACATTGGTTCATGAGCTCGGTCATGCAGGCCATTCTATGCTGTCAGCTGAAAATGTAAGTCTTTTGGAGCAGGATCCCTCAATGTACTTTGTTGAAGCACCATCCACGATTAATGAACTGTTTTTGACCAATTATTTGGTGAAAAAGAGTAATGATCCCCGGTTTAAGCGTTGGGTACTTTCGTCGATGATTGCGAATACCTACTATCATAACTTTGTGACCCATTTATTGGAGGCTACCTATCAGCGAGAGGTTTACAAGCTGACTGATCAAGGGGAATCGGTTCATGCTAATACATTAGACAAACTTAAAAAACAAGCCCTACAAGATTTCTGGGGAGATTCGGTGGAACTTAACGATGGGGCGGAACTTACCTGGATGCGTCAACCCCACTATTATGATGGACTGTATTCTTATACCTATAGTGCAGGTCTAACTGTTGCTACCGCAGTAAATCAGCGTATTTTAAAAGAGGGAGAATCGGCGGTTAAGGATTGGTTACAAGTTATGAAATCCGGGGGCACACAGGATCCGGTGGGTCTTGCTAAACTTACTGGAGTGGATATTACCACGGAAAAGCCCTTGAAGGACACCATAGCCTATATTGGAAGCATGATTGACGAAATTGAGCGTCTTACAGAAGAGATTCATGAGAAATAGAGTAAGAACTGAAAATCGTTGAACAAGGGTTATATTTGCTGGACAGGATGTTTCAAGAATAATATCAAAAATACAAACGGCCTCTGAGGAATAAGTTTAAAAGCTTCTCAGAGGTTATTTGTATGCCTGTTAATTTATTGTGAAAAATCGCTTGCTAAGGTCTATTTGAATTATTTCAAATCTTATCCCCAATGAGGACTATAATTGCAGTCAGAAGAAATTGCATTGTTTTTGCAGCGTGGAATGACGGAAAGAGTATTTTAAAGAATACCACAAAAAATCCCTGCAGTATAAACAACTCTACCTGAAAGACCTTTCTCCCATGGAATGCTTAAAAATGTAATATATGGAATTGAAAGCATTTAAAGTATTTAAAGGAATTTTTAATAATGGAGAAATCATATATTTTCAAAAAACCGTGGGATCCTTGTGCCCTTATGTCTGACCAAAAGCTTGGAATTTGAAAGCGTGGTTGTTTGTAACCAAAATTATTATCGGTATTTTTTCGAAAAACCATAGAATAACAAAAAATTAGTTGTTTCCACTCTCGAAATAACTTATAATAAATAAGTGAACGTGACGGTAGATGGAGGGGACTAAGATGAGGGAACAAGATATGATGCAAGAGAAACATACATTGGCAAATCGAGTGCCTTTTTTTTATGGCTGGGTGATTGTACTAGTCAGTATACTTGGAGTATTTTTTTCCGGACCGGGACAGACTTATTCGGTTTCGGTATTTATCGATTCCTATATAGATGAGTTTGGCTGGGGAAGATCTTATGTGTCCAGTTTTTATTCTTTAGGTACATTAGCAGCAGGGTTACTAATTTCCTTTGTGGGCAAGCTTGTGGACTTGAAAGGACATCGTAAGGTTATGCCTGCGGTAATAACTTTATTTGCCCTTGCCTGCTTTTGGATGATCCGAGTATCAGCACCCTGGATGTTGCTTGTGGGCTTTTTTTCCATAAGACTGCTTGGACAGGGATCCATGACATTAACTTCTACAACGTTAATTCCCCAGTGGTTTTATAAAATGCGGGGGCGGGCACTGAGTTTTATGGCTATTGGAGCCGTAGGGGGATCCTTTGTACTTCCGCCGTTGAATACCTGGATCATAATAAATTACGGATGGCGAACCGGTTGGCAGGTTTGGGGGATTTTGTTGCTAGTGATAATGCTCCCTGTAGCCTTAGTGTTTGTGAAGAATAAACCGGAGGATATCGGCGCTCTTCCCGATGGAGAGGTGATTGACCCGAAAGCTTCGATGGCCACAAATTCTCAGCAGGAAAAGTCCTGGACCTTAAAGGAATCAATGAAAACCAGAGCTTTTTGGGTATTAATGTTTTGTGTAACCGTGCCTGCGGCGTTAAATACCGGCGTAACTTTTCATTTAGCATCAATCATGGAGTACTTGGGTTTTCCTGAAGCTAATGCACCGATGACTGCTGCCTTGGCCCTTAGTGTATATGCATTATCTCAATTTTTCAACAATTTTATTGCCGGAGTAGTAGGCGATCGCTTTAAGGACCACAAAATACTTTCGATTACCTTTTTAGGATTTATTATCGTGCTTCTGGGATTTTTGTCAATTCGTTATTTTAACCTTGCTTCAATCCCGATAGTCATTATCCTGGGAGTTCTATGGGGTGGAGTCAATGGCTATTTTGCCATTACCAATAATATGATATGGCCGAATTACTTTGGACGGGGAAATCTGGGAAGTATTAAAGGCTTCACCATGATGGCGATGGTCATTGGGTCCGCCGCTGGGCCATTGCCCTTTGGCTTTGCCTTCGACTACTTTGGTGGTTATACGGAAATTCTACTGGTTACAGCCATATTTCCTTTGTTAGCTTTGGTGGGTGCCGCCCTATCTCCGAAGCCGGACTATAATCAATACCATGGTTAGCCATAATATTATTAAACCTCAATAAAAAACAATTAAAAAACACCGTAGGGTGTTTTTTTAATAAAATCACCGAGTTAATAAAAAGATAGTTTTAAATCTTCGACATATAGGGTAAAATGGGAATTAGAGTTCTGAACTTGTATAATCATAGTAGGTGAAAAGATGTGTAAAGGTAAACCTTGAAAAAATCATCAGAATAACACTTATAATTTTCCTTGGTTATTTATTGTACGTATTGATATGTTGAGTATTCATATTCAATTTCATCAGTTACTCCGATTCCGGTTATCAGGAAGATATCGACTTTGAAGAATTTTATGGAGATACTGAAGGAGCGGACGAGGCTGTTCTTATAGAATTTCAAAAGGAAGGTGCCATCGTCCAAAGTATTTTCCTAATAAGCCCGAGGCATTAAAGACCCCTCACGAAACCAGGAAATTTTATTCAAAATCCCATACAACGTTGGAAAAAAGAACCTTGTAGATTGATGGAACTGTCATCCTTGACAGAAAATTCCTCAAGAAAAATTTTAGTACAAAGTCCATATATTATTTCAACCGGTGAAATGCAACAAGTAATCAATAGTCTATCGAACATTGAGGAAATAGATGAAGAACATACTACGAAGATTTTTTTGATGACCATCGCTGTAAAATCCAACCCGAATTTGTTTGCAAGAGTTGCAGCTTATAAATATAAAGAGGCGGTTGCTGGAAAATCCTCCAAGCTATATGCATACAACAATGAAAATTTTCTTTATGCTAAGACCTATGTGATGAATGATAATCCAGTACCCTGGCTTCTTTTAATCTGGATCCTCGTAATGTTTTTTTAGGCACTGAAAGTATGGTAGTCATTCATAGTGAAAGTTTCACTGCGGAATTAAAAGAAGAAATGTTGAATGTAGAAGATTCCAGCATTGCTTATGAGTTAGAAGAAGACTTAGCAAGCTTACAGAATGAACTTAGTGTTCGGAAAATTTTATTGGAAATAGGAAAAAGAATGGTGGGACCCATTGAGCCCATGCTTTAAAAATAACCGTAAAGGAGCACTGATTAATGATTGAAAAATTCTACTCTATTGGAAAAAACATTTTGATTTTATTTTTAATCATCTACATAGGAAGTTTGATTGCTTGGGTGTTCAATCCAATACGTGTGGCATTCCAAACTCTGTTTGTTCCCTTAATTCTTGCGGGGCTATTGTTTTATCTTCTCAGACCTTTCGTAAACCTTCTGAACAAAAAAATGCCCCGGGGAATTTCAATCTTAATGATTTATCTACTTTTTCTTGGCATCATTATTTTAAGTTTGGCACTTGTTGGACCGGTGTTGCAATCGCAGGTCATGGGACTTGCCAACAATATCCCGCAAATTGTGGAGGGAATTCAGGAATGGTTTTTAGAAATTGATCTGTTTAACCGGATCAGTCAGCTTCAGCAAGAGGAGTTTTTGGATATCGACGGATATATTGACAGTGCTATGGAAACTTTGAACAATTGGGGAAGAGGAGTATTAACCGGTATGGGAAGTTTTATAGGATCTGTGGCTTCGGCGGTCTTTACATTGATATTGCTTCCGATTGTTTTGTTTTATGTATTGAAGGATTCTAAGAAGTTTCAAGATATTTTCGTTAAAATGTTTCAACAAAACCAACAATCTGAAGTTCGGGAGGTTTTAAAGGATGTAGACCGAGCTCTTAGTTCTTATATACAAGGACAGGGATTGGTTTGTTTGTTTGTTGGTATTCTATGTTTGATAGCTTTCTTGATCATCGGTTTGGATTATGCTTTGCTATTGGCAATAATCGCCGGCCTTACCAATATTATTCCGTTTTTCGGTCCATGGATTGGAAGCGTACCTGCGGTGATTGTAGCTCTGTTTTTATCACCTTTAACCGCATTGTTTACGGTGCTTGCGATAATTATCATTCAACAAATTGAGAGTAATTTGATTTCTCCTCAAATCATCGGTAAAAAACTTAATTTACATCCCTTGGTCATCATCTTTTTAATTTTGATTGCAGGACAATTGGTGGGTCTCATTGGCATGATATTTGTGGTGCCGTTGTTTGCATCTGTCCGGGTCCTGTTTACCCATGGGCGAAAAATATGGAAGATTAAAAAAAATCCTATCAAAAAATTTCCCGGTTATGAGGAGTAATGGTTATATCTTAATGACGTCAAAAAAACCACCAAAGGGTGGTTTTTTGACGTCAAGGTTCAGGAGTGGTTTTAAGCGTCGATTTCATTCAGGCGTCTTTCAGCTTCTTCGTGGGAAATTCCATATTCGCGTACGAGCTTTTGGATCAATTGGTCTCGGTTTCCCAATACATCGCCTAAGTCTTTTTGATTTAGGTCCGGCCATTCCTGCAGTATTTTTTCTTTTAATTTCCCTTGGTCTTTATTTGTCATAATACCCCCCCCTTCTTAGATTTAAAAGCTCTATTTAATCTTGACTTTCTATATATCGTATTCATCCATTCTTTTATCGATCTCCTCCCGTGACAGACCGTATTTTTTTCCGATTTGTTCATAGGTTTTGTCTTTATCGCCTTCAAATTCATTAAGTTCTTCATCGCTGAGGTCCTGCCAGATTTTTTTTATTTTTGACTTAAACTCCTCCCAATTACTATCCGGTTGTTTATTTGACATAACAATCCCTCCTTAAGAAGTGTTAATAATTTCATACCCGAAAAAATATTTTTATAAACATTGGAATATGAATCCGAAGAGTCCTTGCTTGGAAAGGTTAATGACTGTCAATTTCCGTAAAGGCCATCTTAAACTGATTGCATGTAGGGCATCGCCAATGCTCCGGAAGTTTTTCAAAACTTGTTCCCGGTTCGATGTCCCGAACTCTATCTCCTTTTTCCGGACGATAGGTATAACCACAGACGGTACATTTATAATGATTCATTTAAAGTCTCCTCTCTATGAATAATGTGTGGGATATATACCCGGAAGAAGATATGTTAACACCGGAAATTAAAAAGAAATCTGGAAAAATCTTGGTATAGAAGGTATATATCATCAAGATAGGGTATTATATAAGTGAATGTAAGCTATACGAATGCATTTTTTAGGGGTGATACTATGACGGAGCAAAACGATGAAAAAGCAGATCTATTCTTTGCAGGTCCGGTGCTTATCATTGCATGGGGGCCGGAAAAAGGCTGGCCTATTAAGTATGTGTCTAAAAATGTTCAGGATATTTTAGGATATACTTCTGAAGAAATGGTAGCACCGAATTTTTCCTACGAGGATTTGATTCACCCTGAAGACTTGCAGCGAATCGAGGGAGAATCTTCAGAGAAACTTAAAAGTAAAAAGGATACTTATGAACTCTTTTATCGTATCAAAACAAAGAGAGGCAACTATCGCTGGTTCTATGATTACAGTAAGGTGGACCGTGATAGTTCCGGGAAACTGAAACAGATCCGCGGGTATTTAGTTGATCAAACCCCTTTGATTGAAACCCGAAATTATCTTAAATTGGAAAAACAACGGTTATCCGACACCTTAGAGGCTGGAAATATTGGCACCTGGGAATGGAATATTCAAACCGGTGAGGTTTTATATTTTGAAAATTTAACCAAAATAAGCGGTTTCCAACTGGAAGATCTTTTACCCTTAAGCCTTGAAAATTGGAAAAAATTTGTGCACCCCGAAGATTTACCCCAGGTGGAGGCTGAAATTCAAAGAGTAGTTAATAAGGAGCAAAAGAACTATGCTTTGGAAATCCGGCGGAAACATAAAGAAGGTCATTGGGTGTGGATCGAAGAAAAAGGGAAAGTGATTAGATGGACGGAAAAAGGAGACCCTCTTTTAATGCGGGGTGTTTATATAGATATCACAAAACGGAAAAACATTGAAAAAGAACTGCGTCAGGCAAAAAAAGAAGCGGAAACTGCAAATCAGGCAAAATCCACTTTTCTTGCTAATATGAGTCATGAAATCCGAACACCCATGAATGGGATCATCGGATTTTTAGAGCTTCTTTCTGATACTGAAATGAGCCAACAGCAAAGAAGTTATTTAGAGAACGTACAAAATGCCTCGAAAAATCTCATGAATATCCTAAACGATATATTGGATTTATCAAAAATCGAATCGAATAAAATGGCCCTGGAATCCATTCCCTTTGATATAAGAAAAACTATGGAGTTCGCAATAGGGATGTTTTATCAGCAAGCAAAAATGAAAGGGTTGGAACTTCATATGAATTTAGATCAAAGCCTTCCCCAATTTGTAAAAGGGGATCCCACCCGATTGCATCAAGTGCTGGCAAATTTGATAAGCAATGGGATTAAATTTACTGAGCAGGGAGAGGTTGTGCTACGCGCCAAAGGGGAAGTAGATAATGAGGGCGATACCATAATCGTAATTATTGATGTTCAGGACACAGGCATTGGAATCAAGGAAACGGACTTTGATAAACTTTATCAAACATTTTCCCAGATCGACCAGAGTCACACCCGCTTATATGGAGGAACGGGCTTAGGCTTGAAAATTACCAAAACCTTAGTGGAGTTAATGGACGGTGAGATTGAAGTGAAAAGTGATTATGACAAGGGAAGTATATTTACGGTTAGGTTGCCATTTGATAGTGCTCGAAATCCATTAGAAAAAACAGTGAAAAAAAATAAAAGAGATAAAAAAGAAGGAAGGGAAGAAATTTTCGAAAAGCCTAAGGTTTTAGTAGCGGAGGATCAAGAGTTGAACCAGGAGATTATGATGGAACTTTTAGAAAAAAAGGGGGTTCACTGTGATGTAGCCGATAATGGAGCCGAAGCCGTGGATCGATTAAAGGACGAACCCTATGATTTGATTTTAATGGACTGTCAAATGCCGGTAATGGATGGCTATGAGGCCACGAAAAGAATACGGGAGATGGAACTTGATCAACCTGAAATCGTTGCAATGAGTGCCTATGCCATGAAAGAAGATGAAGAAAAGTGTAGGGCTGCGGGTATGGACGGATATTTAAGTAAACCGATAGACTTGAAACGGCTTGAGAATCTTATCGAAAGGATCCAAAATCAAAAAGAAAATAGTTTGCAGGCAAGAAAGATGGAATCTGATTCTGATAAAATAACAAGTGAGAAAAGTAAAGCCGTTGATAATAAACGGAGAAAAACAAATAAAAGTCATGGTCATAAAAATAGAAATGAAAAACGGAAAGGGATTATTGGTTATTTGAAAAAATGGTTGGAATAATAGACTGGGATTAAATCATAGAAATAAATTATTATAAGTCCTGATATCGGGGTAAATACGGAGTAAAGCTTCAGATCATAGGGAGGCGATTCATTTATGGAAACC
The genomic region above belongs to Isachenkonia alkalipeptolytica and contains:
- the pepF gene encoding oligoendopeptidase F, whose translation is MSENKLLKRWEVDESLTWDLTRLYAVADDFEKELKTFIPKSEDIQQKFEGQLDSPQTILYCLEEYESLLQKVSKAGTYSFLASSVDETDEKNQQRVAKAQMIFSKVMGNLSFIESELKEAPEEILKEAMAQTKNYRVVLQDILRSKPFKLHREVEKTLAYLDPVLEAPYQIYNQAKLADLSFPNFIVEGQEYPMSFVRFENEYQMEPDTKIRRGAFQCFSKELRKYRNTMASTYYTKLQQEKVLSDLRGHQNIFEYLLFDQKVERNLYDRQIDLIMEELAPHMRRYAKLLQKEHELEKITFADLKISLDPEYDPQVTIEESKEYIKGALSILGEDYLNLVMRSYDERWVDFAQNEGKSTGGFCAGVYGYNPYILLSWSGLMNEVFTLVHELGHAGHSMLSAENVSLLEQDPSMYFVEAPSTINELFLTNYLVKKSNDPRFKRWVLSSMIANTYYHNFVTHLLEATYQREVYKLTDQGESVHANTLDKLKKQALQDFWGDSVELNDGAELTWMRQPHYYDGLYSYTYSAGLTVATAVNQRILKEGESAVKDWLQVMKSGGTQDPVGLAKLTGVDITTEKPLKDTIAYIGSMIDEIERLTEEIHEK
- a CDS encoding MFS transporter, producing MREQDMMQEKHTLANRVPFFYGWVIVLVSILGVFFSGPGQTYSVSVFIDSYIDEFGWGRSYVSSFYSLGTLAAGLLISFVGKLVDLKGHRKVMPAVITLFALACFWMIRVSAPWMLLVGFFSIRLLGQGSMTLTSTTLIPQWFYKMRGRALSFMAIGAVGGSFVLPPLNTWIIINYGWRTGWQVWGILLLVIMLPVALVFVKNKPEDIGALPDGEVIDPKASMATNSQQEKSWTLKESMKTRAFWVLMFCVTVPAALNTGVTFHLASIMEYLGFPEANAPMTAALALSVYALSQFFNNFIAGVVGDRFKDHKILSITFLGFIIVLLGFLSIRYFNLASIPIVIILGVLWGGVNGYFAITNNMIWPNYFGRGNLGSIKGFTMMAMVIGSAAGPLPFGFAFDYFGGYTEILLVTAIFPLLALVGAALSPKPDYNQYHG
- a CDS encoding AI-2E family transporter, which produces MIEKFYSIGKNILILFLIIYIGSLIAWVFNPIRVAFQTLFVPLILAGLLFYLLRPFVNLLNKKMPRGISILMIYLLFLGIIILSLALVGPVLQSQVMGLANNIPQIVEGIQEWFLEIDLFNRISQLQQEEFLDIDGYIDSAMETLNNWGRGVLTGMGSFIGSVASAVFTLILLPIVLFYVLKDSKKFQDIFVKMFQQNQQSEVREVLKDVDRALSSYIQGQGLVCLFVGILCLIAFLIIGLDYALLLAIIAGLTNIIPFFGPWIGSVPAVIVALFLSPLTALFTVLAIIIIQQIESNLISPQIIGKKLNLHPLVIIFLILIAGQLVGLIGMIFVVPLFASVRVLFTHGRKIWKIKKNPIKKFPGYEE
- a CDS encoding CsbD family protein, translated to MTNKDQGKLKEKILQEWPDLNQKDLGDVLGNRDQLIQKLVREYGISHEEAERRLNEIDA
- a CDS encoding rubredoxin; protein product: MNHYKCTVCGYTYRPEKGDRVRDIEPGTSFEKLPEHWRCPTCNQFKMAFTEIDSH